A region of the Polynucleobacter sp. MWH-Braz-FAM2G genome:
GAAGTAACCCAATTTACCTATTTCCAACAAGTCGGTGGCTTAGATTGCAAGCCTGTTCTTGGCGAAATCACATACGGTATTGAACGTTTAGCAATGTATATACAGAACTGCTCAAACGTCTATGACTTAGTTTGGGCTGATGGCATCTCATATGGTGATGTGTATCACCAAAATGAGGTTGAGCAATCTTGCTATAACTTTGAGCACTCAAATACTGATCTGCTATTTGTTAATTTCACTAACTATGAAAGTGAAGCGAAGCGTTTAATGGAAGTTCCACTAGCGCTGCCTGCATATGAAATGGTTCTCAAGGCAGCGCATACATTTAATTTGCTCGATGCTCGCGGCGCCATCTCAGTTACTGAACGTGCAGCCTATATCGGACGCATTCGCAATCTTTCTCGGGCCGTTGCTCAAGCCTACTTTGAGTCTAGAGAAAAACTAGGCTTTCCTATGTGTCAACGTCAAGCTAAAGCACAGGCTTAAGCGTATCAAGATTTCTGCATTCCACTTATGAGCACATCTAATTCAAAACCTCAATCAGCTACTTTATTGATTGAAGTATTTACCGAAGAATTACCTCCGAAGTCATTGCGCCGTCTAGGTGATGCTTTTAGTGCAGGCATCTTTGCAGCACTCAAATCTGCTGGATTAGCAACCGAGTCATCACTGGTGACTGGCTTTGCAACACCACGCCGCTTAGCAGTTCAAATCACTAATGTTCTAAATCAAGCGCCGGATTATCCAGTCCGTGAAAAACTCCTGCCAACCAGCATTGCTTTTGATGCTGAAGGCAAAGCAACCCCACCTTTACTCAAAAAATTAGGTGCACTAGGATATGCAGATGTTGACCTCACCACCTTAGAAAAAGCTGGTGAAGGCAAGAATGAAGCGCTTTATCTGAATGTCATCGCCAAGGGCGCCGCTCTTGAACAAACAGCTCAAATGGCACTCGAGCAGACGTTGAATAAGTTACCGATTGCAAAAATGATGCATTACCAAGTGCCGCAGAAAGATGGTCAATTGGCTGACGTCCAATTTGCTCGTCCTGCTCACCGCATTATTGTCCTACATGGGGATGCTGTGCTTAATATCAGCGCACTAGGTATCAAGGCAAATCATCAAACCGAAGGGCATCGCTTTTTAGCACCTGGAATTATCACTATTAATAATGCGGATCAGTACGAATCTGAACTGCAATCTAAAGCTAAGATCATCCCCAGCTTTAGCAAACGTCGTGACCAAATTGAATCTGCTCTTTTAAAAGCGGCTGGCGATGATTTGGTGTTGATGCCAGAAAGCCTTCTTGATGAGGTAACCGCTCTTGTTGAATGGCCAGCTATTTATGAATGCCACTTTGATCAAGAATTCTTGGAAGTTCCACAAGAATGCTTGATTTTGACCATGCAAACCAATCAAAAGTACTTTGCATTGACCGATAAAAATGGCAAGTTACGTAATCGATTTTTAATTGTCTCCAATATTGAAACCAAAAAGCCTGACGCCATTATTTCTGGTAACGAGAGAGTTGTACGCCCCCGTTTATCTGACGCTCGCTTCTTCTTCCAGCAAGATCAAAAGCGCCCACTAGCTTCACGCATAGCTGATCTAGGCAAGGTGGTTTATCACAACCAGCTTGGTAATCAGCTAGATCGTACCAAGCGGGTTCAAGGACTTGCAATTGGAATCGCCAAAAAACTAGGTGTCGATGAAAAGTTGGCCTCACGTGCTGCTGAAATTGCTAAAACAGACCTATTAACCGATATGGTTGGTGAGTTCCCAGAATTACAAGGAATTATGGGTCGTTATTACGCAACTCATGATGGTGAGCATCTTGATGTAGCTAGCGCTTGTAGCGAACACTACATGCCACGCTTTGCTGGTGATGAGCTACCGCAAACACAAACTGGCACTATTTTGGCAATTGCTGACAAACTAGAAACACTGGTAGGGATTTGGGGTGTAGGACTTGCGCCCACTGGCGATAAGGATCCTTATGCACTGCGCCGTCATGCCCTCGGCATCTGTCGTTTGCTTTTGGAGAAAAATCTTTCGCTCAATTTGCCAGATCTTATTGAGATGGCTCGCGCCCAGTTCTCTCAAGCAGACGTGCAAGAGAAAGCAAATACGGCTGATATCTACGCATTCATTATTGATCGTTTACGCGCCTATCTAAGAGACCAATCGGTTGCTGGTAAAGCATTCACTAGCGCTGAGATTGACGCTGTCCTCAGCCAAGAGCCAGCGCAAATCAATGATTTGATTGAACGCTTGAGAGCATTGCGTGAATTTAATGCTCTTGAAGAAGCTGCTCAGCTTGCTGCCGCCAATAAGCGTATTAGTAATATTTTGAAGAAGACCTCCACTGCCATACCGGCAACTTGCTCAGAAAAATTACTGCAAATACCAGCAGAGGCTACATTACATAAGGCCCTAGAAGCAGTTACTCCAGCACTCACTGCTGCTTATGAAAAACGACAGTTTGTGGAACTCTTAAGATCTCTTGTAGCCTTGAGTAAACCTATTGACCAATTTTTTGCCGATGTCATGGTCATGGATCCAAATACCGAGTTACGCGATAACCGTTTAGCGCTCTTGCAACAACTTCACCAGAAAATGAATCTCGTTGCCGATCTCGGCAAACTAGCATGAGCACTGGCTCCTCTAAACTGATAATTCTGGATCGCGATGGCGTGATCAACGAGGATCGCGATGATTATGTGAAGTCGGTAGACGAGTGGATCCCCATACCTGGCAGTCTAGAAGCAATCGCCCTATTAAATCAGGCCGGTTATCAAATTGCCATTGCAACTAACCAATCCGGACTTTCTAGAGGTTATTTCAGCATTAACGATTTGCATGCCATGCATAGCAAAATGGAAGCATTGTTAAAGCCCTTGGGCGGACGTATCGATAGTATTTTTTTCTGTCCTCATCAGGATGCCCACCAATGCGATTGCCGTAAACCAGCGCCTGGTCTCATGAAAGAGATCGCATTACGCTACAAGAAGATTGATAGCACTCACCCTCTTGCTGGCGTTCCCATAGTTGGAGATTCTTTACGTGATCTACAAGCTGGAGTGGCTTTAGGAGCAACACCTCATTTAGTACTGACTGGAAAAGGCCAAAAGACGATGGCAAAAGGTGACTTACCTGCAGGCACACAAATACACGCTGATCTACTAGCATTTGCAAATACACTTTTAGAAAATAAGGTTTAGAACAGACATGATGTTGATTCGCTCCATCCTCTTCGCTTTATTTTTACTGGTGTTCACTCCCATTTGGTCAGTACTCTGCTTGCTGGCTTTTCCATTTTTGAACCCAGAAAATCGCTACACCTTCATTGGACTCTGGAACAAAATAGTGATTGCCTTATTAAAGCCACTGTGTGGAATTCAGTATGAGATCCGCGGCATGGAAAATATGCAGGCTGTCCTAAACGAGCGCGTCATTATCTTAAGCAAACATCAGTCTGCTTATGAAACGATTGCTTATATTGCTTTGCTACCCAAGCAACTTTGTTTTGTTTTTAAACGTGAGTTACTTTGGATCCCATTTTTTGGCTGGGCTTTGGCTCTGCTGAAAATGATCCACATAGATCGTTCTAATAAACAGAGTGCAGCCCATTCAGTAGCAACTCAGGGTCGTAAACGCTTGAGTGAAGGTAAATGGATTATGCTTTTTCCGGAAGGCACTAGAACCCCTACAGGGTCTACTAAGCCATATCGCAAAGGTGGTGCACGTCTAGCGAGCGCTACTGATGCTTTGGTTATTCCGATTGCACATAATGCCGGTCGCTGTTGGCCAAAAAATAGTTTTCTAAAACATCCTGGCACAGTGATTTTTTCAATTGGACCGGCAATCAACTCAGCCAATAAATCAGCGGAACAACTTCAACAAGAGGTAGAGAGTTGGATTGAAGCTGAAATGCGTGTAATTGATCCCACTGCATACAAATAAAAATACTGTTTTAAAGATTGGCGCCTAAGCAGAATTAAGCCGCTTGGATCTTTGCCCACTCAATGTACCGGTCTACTGAAATGTCTTGAGCTCTCGACTTGAGCTCTTCATCTGTCAAGCCTAATTGCTCCGAAAATACTTGCAAATTGGTACGCAACATTTTTCTTCTTTGGGAAAATGCAGCTGCCACAATCTTCTCTAAAGAACTCCATTGCACTTCGGTTAATGAAAAATCTCTTCTTGGAATCATGCGTACCACAGCAGAATTCACCTTGGGGTGAGGTTCAAAGGCTTCAGGAGGCACCTCCAACACCAATTCCATATCGTAGCGGGCTTGTAGCATGACAGATAAGCGGCTGAAATCAGAGCTACCCGCCTTCGCGACCATTCTTTCAACCACTTCAGCTTGCAACATAAATACTTGTTCATCAATAAAATTAGCGGCAGAAACTAAATGAAATAGCAATGGTGATGAGATGTTGTAAGGCAAGTTACCAACAACCTTACATAAGCCTTGTTTGCTTAAACGATTTTGAGCCCATGCCAAGAAATCAAATTTAAGGGCATCGCCCTCAATCACGTTGAGGCCCTTAAGATTCTTTTCATTCCAAAAAGCTACTAAATCACGATCAATTTCTAAGAGGTCCAACTGATCAAGACTACTTAACAAAGGCAGCGTTAAGGCACCAAGACCAGGTCCAATTTCGATAACATGCATATCCGAACTAGGATTGATGAGCGAGACAATCGAATAAATAATTCCGTTGTCTTGTAGAAAGTTTTGCCCAAATCGTTTACGTGCGCGATGCATGAATTAGTTTAGCCTTTGTTGATTAAGGGCTAATTGATAGGCTAAACGAAGGGCTTCAAGCATGCTACCAGCGTCCGCTATTCCTTTACCCGCAATGTCCAAGGCCGTTCCGTGATCTACCGATGTGCGAATAATCGGCAACCCGAGAGTGACATTGATTCCATTTCCAAATGTCACAAATTTAAAGGGTGCCAAGCCTTGATCATGATAAATTGCAATGAACGCATCGACTTTGGAGATGGATTCAGCATCAAACATCGTATCGCCTGGATGAGGACCAGATACATTCACTCCCAACTCTTTAGCCGCTTCGATTGCAGGGGTAATAATTTCTATTTCTTCCCGCCCTAAATGACCGGACTCCCCAGCATGGGGATTTAGACCAGCCACACGAATTAATGGTTTAGCAATGCCAAATTTTTTTTGTAAATCTTGATTCACGATTTGAATCGTATTTAATATCAACTCATAACTTAGGGCTTGTGGCACCTCTTTTAAAGGAAGGTGTGTTGTAGCTAAAGCAACTCGCAAATCTCGCGGAGCCGTTAGCCCCAGAAAACCATTGGGTAATTGGGCGCATAACATCATGACTACATGAGAACTATTGCAGCGTTGCGCCAAGTACTCCGTATGCCCCGTAAAGGGTGTGCCAGCGTCATTGATAATACTTTTTTGAAGTGGTGCGGTTACCATGGCATCATAGCGACCTTGCAAGCACCCATCGATAGCGTAGTTCAATTGATTAATAACATACGAGGCATTATCAACATTTAAGAGGCCCGGCGTTACAGTCGCCCCCAGCGAAATTGGATGAAATTGCAGCCTATCCAATAACTCTGAGGAAATACCTTTGGGCACTAAAAATAATGTTTTATCGCCCAATAAAGTAATCTGAACATTAACTTGTTCACGCAAAAAATCTAGTGAAGCTACAAGAGAAACTTCAGGCCCTACTCCAGCTGGCTCGCCAGTACTTACAACGAGATTAACGTGGCGGGCTACTTGCTGCATCATCCACATTCAGAATTTTTACAGTTGCGTTATCACGCAGCTCTCGCAACCATTCTTGGTAAGCTTGCTCAAATTTTCTTTCACGAATTGCCGCACGGGCAAATTGACGTTGCTTTTCGACAGTAAGCTGGCCTTCACGACGATCCAACACTTGTATCAAATGCCAACCAAATTCAGTTTTTACTGGGTTACTTACCTCACCAATTTGCAAACGATTCATTGCCTGCTCAAACTCGGGAACCAGGTCACCAGGACTCATCCAACCCAACTCCCCGCCATTTTGAGCGGAGCCATCTTCAGAATATTTTTTTGCTAGTTCTGCAAAATCAGCAGTCTTAGCGCGAATCTGATCGCGATAACCTTGCAAACGTCTCTCTGCGTCTTGATCAGTTAAACCAGGGCGACTCCGCAACAAAATATGACGAGATAAGGTTTGTGTGATGGGAATATTTTGTGGCATGTTTGAACCAGAAACTGGAGTAGCAGCCTGCTGTGGGGGAGGACTTGCTCCAACTGCACGTCTATCCAACACTTTAAGTACGTGATAGCCCGCAGGACTTTTCACCACAGTATTAGCCACTTGCCCACCACCAGTGTTGCGAATTGCCTCATAAAATAATTGAGGCAATCGATCGGCAGTACGATATCCCAACTCCTGAAACTTGATCTTCGGATTATCTTTTGCTGCCATAGCACCCAATTGCAAGAAATCAACATCTCCACGAGCATCTTTTAAAAGAATGTCGGCTTTCTTCTTTGCATCAGCCTGAGCACCAGCACCAGCATTAGCATCTACAGGGATAAATATCTGCGCAACATCAATCTCCTCGATATCACCTTTGCCAGCTGGAACAGAACGCGATGCGCCAACCGCAGTCATAGCGCGCGTACGATCGGCAATAAAGTTATCAATCTCAGCATCGGATATTTTGATCTTTGCTTCAATTTCGCGCTCTCGATATCGGCTCACCATAATATCGTCTCGCAAAAGTTCCTTATATCGCTCAAACGTTGTACCAGAAGCGTTTACCTTAGCCTTAAACTCGGCATAAGTAGACTTATTTTTTGCAGCAAGATCCGCAATTATCTTATCCAACTCTTTATTACTAACCCTAATTCCTTCTTGCTCAGCATTTTGCAATTGAATTTTTTCAAGAATTAGGCGATCCAAAACTAATTTTCGCAACGATCCATCTTCGGGCAATTTAACACCTTGCTTTTTGAGAACTGCAATTCGATCATCGATTTCCTTGCGTGTTACAAAGCCAGTATTAACCACTGCGGCAACACCATCTATATTTCGTATCTTAGAGTCAGCAGAAATATTCGACTTTGCTGCATCTTGAGCAAAGGACATATTCACCAATAAACAGAGGCCAAAAAAAATGGTGTGAATAATAATTTGTTTAAAGCGAATCACAGAAAGCATCATTGATAATTCTCGTATATTGATGGTGGTATAGGCTTAGAGGTGGGCATATATCCTGGAACATTTAACTTCATGATATCAACTGGATTGCTTCCAGCGCTAGCAAAGCCCCTAAATTCAACCTGAAAAAGCACTTGGGTTGTCGTAATTTGAGAAGTATTAAGCACCTGAGAATAGGCTCCGCGGAAAGTCCAGCAATCCCTGGTCCACTCCAAAGCCACTAAAGTATTCAATGTTTTAGTGGTCAGCGCATCATATCCCCAGCGGCCCAAAACAGAAATTTCCTTAGTAATAGGCCACTGTCCAGAGATATTGTATTGATCTGTAGTGGTAGCGGCTGGCACAAATGACTGATTATTTTGTATAGATGCCTGTACTGGTGGAGACCAGACATTTCGGTAGCCAAAATTTAGACTTCTGCCTTGAGTTGGCCGCCAGCTAGCACCAACCGTTGTCTGTACGAATCGATTCAACTGAGTGTTGTATTGCCCGAATACATCCGCACTGAAATTACCTAGCAAGCGAAGAGATCCCGAACCTAGAGTGTCTGAATAAGTGGTGGGATTGGCAATATTTCCATTTAGACCTACTCGCTGTCCAGTGAATTGCTGCTTTTGCGCGAGAGTTACATTTGCACGTTCAGTACCCGTATTTGCCTCAATCATGCGGCTTGTTAAACCAAGCGTGGCCGCATTACTGTCTGCAATACGGTCATTACCAATAAAAGTATTTTCACTAAAAATTTGAGAGATACCAAAACCCGCATCTGCTGTATCGAATAATGGGGTTTGGGCTTGACTCTGATAAGGGGTGTAAACATAAAATGCGCGAGGCTCCATCGTCAACAACATATCTCTACCAAAGAAGCCCTTCAATTCTTTAGCATCTCTTTCAAAAGCCAAGCCAGAATCTAGACTTAGGGTTGGGATAGTAAAACCTTGAGCTACTGGTGCGCCACCAGTTATAAATGGGGTGGCATTATATGTATTGGATTGAAAGCTCACCTTAGGAGTAATGTAATAGCCTGGCGTTATTTGCGGCAAGGACATCGCCCCTTTAATAACAGTCCTATCTGCTTGACTATAAACACCAGGAGCAGTAGCAGCTAAGTTGCCGCCGATGTTATAAGAAAATCTTGTGAAGTCAGTTGAAAATGTTGTTGCCGGGCCGGTGGGCAACGTAATGTATTTTCCACTTGTATCTGCGACTGCTGGAGTAAGGCGGTTGTTATAGGTAGCGTTAATATTTGGCAACACGTTATATGGTGCTTGTACCGTAGAGGTGGGATCAGGCTGCAGAGTTTGAAAACTCAAAGCTCTAGCTGATACAACCCAATTACTTAAACTACCAGTCAATCCCTTTGTTGTTCCAATTTCTTGGCGAAACTGGCTAGTTACAGATCCAGCAATACTTTGAGAAAAATCTGTAGGATATAAATTATCGGAAACGCGAGACATATTAGCGTAAGCAGTCCATGATCCTGGCAATGGCACCCCACCCGGCGCAAGTCCACCGCTAAAGACCTGTCGTTGTTGCCAGTCGTAACGCCAGCGACTGGTTCCTGTTTTATTGTCATGAGCCAGATAATCGCCAGCCAAGATTCCGCTATATTTGGTATCTAAAAAACGATAATTGGCACCCAACTGGAGTCCACGCTCAGCCATATATCGTGGCAATATCAATAAATCTCTATTTGGCGCAATATCAACATAGTATGGTTGGGTAATATCAAATCCATTATTTGAGTTATAACCTGCTACCGGAGCCAAAATACCAGAACGACGCTGATTCGAAGTCGGTGCAGTGAAATACGGAACATAGGCAATCGGCACATCAAAGAAACGCATCACCCCATGCGTCCCCACCATTTCTTTTTGCTCGTTATCAATTTCTAATTTGTCAGCCGTGAAATACCAATCCATATTTTGAGGGGTACAGGTCGTATAAGTAGCCTTATCAAATATAAAAATATCGGAATTTTCTATTGTTATTTTATTTGCTGTACCGTTTCCCCGGGTATCCCGAAGTTCATATGTCGGCGTTTCCATTTGACCTTCACGAGCATCTACCTTAAATTGCGCTGTTGGCCCTTTAAGACTTGTATTCCCTTTGGACAATTCAACATTGCCTACTAAGTCAGCAATATCAGTATCAGGGTCATAAGTAATTTCATCGGCTTTAATTACTGTGCCATTACGACGAATTTGTGCTCGACCTTTCAAATTCATCTGGCGATTAACAACACCATCAATCGAATCGCTAGATGTAAAAGTAAGCGCTTTGTTGTCATCCAATGGAAGCCCAACACGCAATTGATCATCCAACTTTAAAATAGTGACATTACCGCGATCCGGTAGCAAAACAGTATTAGCGCCAGCCTGAGAAACTGGGGGTAAAGGTGCAGGGGCCTGAGCGCGTCCGAAGTGGGCAAATTGAAGCAATGCCACCCCCATCATCACGCGCAGGGTTACATGCAAAAAAAGAGGGGCGCAAAGGCCGGCGCGACGGCGATAATGACTCATAGATACAGACCCGCCTTATTATACGAATCGACCATGACTGACTCACGCTTAAACACCCTACGTAACTGGCTAAAGGCCCTAGAAGCTAGCTGGCAATTAGATCTCGACACTTTGGTACCAGCTTCCGCGGATGCCAGCTTTCGGCGCTATTTCCGAATTGAGTCAAAAAAGCCCGATTTCAGCACTTTAATCGTGATGGATGCTCCGCCTGAACATGAGCCCTTAGATGCCTTTATTAAGGTCGACTTATTGCTCACAGTAGCGGGTTTAAATGCACCCAAAATCCTCGAGCAGAATCTTGAAAAAGGCTTCTTATTGCTAAGTGATTTGGGAACCAAAACTTACCTAGCGGAACTCAACAACGAAACGGCAGATCATCTCTATACAGATGCAACACATGCATTGGTTTTGATGCAAAAAGCTAGCAAGCCAGATGTATTGCCAAACTATGATGAAGCCCTTTTGCAACGCGAGCTGGATCTATTTCCTGATTGGTATCTAAAGAAGCATCTCAATATTGAGCTCAATGCCCAACAAACAGAGCAATTACAAAAAACGTTTCAACTGATCATTAAAAACAATTTAGCTCAAGCCAAAGTGTATGTTCACCGAGATTATCATTCACGTAATTTAATGGTGACAGAAATCAATAATCCTGGCGTGATTGACTTTCAAGATGCTGTCTACGGACCAATTACTTATGATGCCTCCTCGCTATGGCGTGATGCTTACATAGCCTGGCCAGAGGAACGAGTAATTGATTGGGTCATTAAATTTTGGGAAGAAGGTCGTAAAGCAGGCTTACCAATGCCAGATGATTTTGGACAGTTCTATCGCGACTTTGAGTGGATGGGATTACAGCGTCACCTGAAAGTTCTTGGCATCTTTGCAAGACTATTCCATCGTGATGGCAAGGATGGCTACCTTAAAGATATTCCCCTTGTTCTTGAGTATGCGATTGCCTGCGCAAATCGATATATCGAATTAAAACCCTTAGCGCGACTTCTAGAGTCCACGCGTACTGCTAAAGATTAGCCAATCATTCACGATGCTTATGAGTAATCCCATTCCTTGCTTTTTGCTAGCCGCTGGCAGAGGCGAGCGCATGCGTCCTCTCACGGACAACTTACCCAAACCCTTGCTCAGCATTCAAAATAAATCCTTGTTGGCATGGCATTTAGAGACTCTATCTAAAGCAAAGATTCAAGAAGTGGTCATTAATCACGCCTGGTTGGGTGAAAAAATTGAATTGGCATTAGGAAACGGACAGCAATTTGGTCTTCATATCCAGTACTCTCCTGAGGGTAGCGCTTTAGAGACGGCTGGCGGCATTTGTAAGGCGCTTCCCATCATTGCACCCAAAGATTACTTTCTGGTGATTAATGGCGATGTATTTAGCCCCAACTTGCCTGTAGACCAACTTTTAGAGACTGCCTCCAATATGCGTATGGATGCAAATAAACCTTTAGCACACTTATTAATGGTCCCAAACCCAGTTCAGCATCCAGAGGGGGATTTCTACCTCCGTAACTCCACAGTAAGTAATGCTGCATCAGAGGGCGCTGAAAAACTAACCTTTTCAGGCATTGGGATTTATCACAAAGACCTTTTCCAAGATCTTGAAATAGGGATACCAGCCAAGCTAGCGCCCCTTCTAAGAAAGGCAATGGAGCAAAATAAAGTGTCCGGTGAAAAATATATTGGTCCATGGCACGATGTAGGTACACCACAACGCTTACAAGAGCTCAACGCAGCATATGAATAAAACAGATATTTATCGACTTCGTAGAAATCAACTAGCGGAACAAATTTTTGCTAAAACTGGAGGTGGAGTTGCCATCATTTCTACCGCCCCTGAACTTACCCGCAACCGCGACAGCGAATTTCCTTATCGCCATGACAGCGATTTTTATTACCTAACAGGCTTTGAAGAGCCAGGCGCCACTCTAGTTATGAAGGTTGGTAAAAGTGGAAATCACTTTGAAGTTCAATCTCATTTGTTTTGCAGACCCAAAGATCCAGAACGAGAAATTTGGGATGGTATTCGCCTTGGCCCTGATGCGGCCCCGGAAACATTGGGCATTGAATTTGCTCATAGCAATCAGGAGTTAGATCAAAAATTAAATGACTTATTGGCTGACCAGAGCGCTCTATATGTTCGTCTAGCTGATAGTGCGGAATCTGATAGACGCCTACGTCACTGGATGAAACAAGTTCGAGCACAAGCTCGCTCTGGAGTAAATGCACCTTCTCAACTTCATGATATTGATGCGATGATTCATGAAATGCGTCTGTTTAAAAACGTTCATGAAATTGACATCATGCGTCGTGCTGCAGCCATCTCGGCTCGCGCCCATATCCGTGCGATGCAAGCCTGCAAGCCAGGCATGAGGGAATATCAACTTGAAGCAGAGCTACTACATGAATTTCGTAATAGCGGGGCTCAATGTGTTGCCTACAACAGCATAGTTGCTGGTGGCGCCAACTCTTGCATTCTTCACTATCGCGCTGGTTCAACCGAATTACGTAGTGGTGAACTATGCTTAATTGATGCGGGTTGTGAGCTTGATAGCTATGCATCCGATATCACGCGCACATTTCCTGTAAATGGTAAGTTTTCAGGTCCGCAACGCGCTCTTTACGATATTACTTTGGCAGCTCAGGAAGCCGCTATTGCCATGACAAAACCAGGTAATACTTTTATGCAACCACACGAAGCGGCACTGCAAGTATTAACCCAAGGTTTGTTAGATGAAAAACTATTAAAGCTTACTGAGCTGGGTTCGCTTGAGAACGCCATTGAAACAGGCGCTTACCGTCGCTTTTATATGCACCGCACCTCACATTGGTTAGGGATGGACGTGCATGATGTTGGCTCGTATCGCGAATCCGCCCTAGAATCATCTGGCGCCGATAAGCCTTGGCGCATCTTAAAGAGTGGCATGGTGATTACTATTGAGCCGGGCCTCTATATCAGACCAGCAGACGATATAGATGAAAAGTTTTGGAATATTGGCATTCGCATTGAAGATGATGCCGTCTTAAATGATGCTGGATGTGAGTTGATATCCCGTGGCGTACCCGTCAAAGCAGATGAAATTGAAGCAATCATGAAAAACGTATAACAATTTCTGAATAAAAATGAATTCCTCCAATTGCGATATCTTGATTCAAGGCGGCGGTCCAGTTGGACTAGCTTGTGCCGCATGGGTGCTGCAAAAATTTCCTGATGCGAATATCACATTACTGGATCGCAACCCAAAGGGTGACGATGAATTAGCCAATGCTGATAGTCGTGGCATAGCCCTCTCACATGGCAGCAAAATATTGTTAGACACGATTCAGGCATGGCCAAAAGAATCTGCCGAAATACATCAAGTACATGTTTCGCAAGCCGGACGTTTTGGCAGAGCACTAATGACACGTGAAGAGCTCAAGCAAGATGCGCTAGGACATATTATTCGTTACCGTGATATACACATCACACTACGTCAAGCCTTGCGATCCGTACAAACTTCGAGTCCAAACTTTGTGTGGAAGCATAATCAAAAAGAATCAGAAGAAAATCAGATTCATGCGAAATGTATCGTGCATGCCGAGGGCGGCTTATTTAAAAATCAAGATTGGGTTGAATCCGGTCGCGATTACAGTCAATCAGCTCTTGTGGGTTTGGTTGAAGTAGAGAATGCAACACCCCATCAAGCGTGGGAACGATTTACCGCAGAGGGTCCTCTAGCAGTTCTACCAAG
Encoded here:
- a CDS encoding aminopeptidase P N-terminal domain-containing protein, which codes for MNKTDIYRLRRNQLAEQIFAKTGGGVAIISTAPELTRNRDSEFPYRHDSDFYYLTGFEEPGATLVMKVGKSGNHFEVQSHLFCRPKDPEREIWDGIRLGPDAAPETLGIEFAHSNQELDQKLNDLLADQSALYVRLADSAESDRRLRHWMKQVRAQARSGVNAPSQLHDIDAMIHEMRLFKNVHEIDIMRRAAAISARAHIRAMQACKPGMREYQLEAELLHEFRNSGAQCVAYNSIVAGGANSCILHYRAGSTELRSGELCLIDAGCELDSYASDITRTFPVNGKFSGPQRALYDITLAAQEAAIAMTKPGNTFMQPHEAALQVLTQGLLDEKLLKLTELGSLENAIETGAYRRFYMHRTSHWLGMDVHDVGSYRESALESSGADKPWRILKSGMVITIEPGLYIRPADDIDEKFWNIGIRIEDDAVLNDAGCELISRGVPVKADEIEAIMKNV
- a CDS encoding aminoglycoside phosphotransferase family protein; this encodes MTDSRLNTLRNWLKALEASWQLDLDTLVPASADASFRRYFRIESKKPDFSTLIVMDAPPEHEPLDAFIKVDLLLTVAGLNAPKILEQNLEKGFLLLSDLGTKTYLAELNNETADHLYTDATHALVLMQKASKPDVLPNYDEALLQRELDLFPDWYLKKHLNIELNAQQTEQLQKTFQLIIKNNLAQAKVYVHRDYHSRNLMVTEINNPGVIDFQDAVYGPITYDASSLWRDAYIAWPEERVIDWVIKFWEEGRKAGLPMPDDFGQFYRDFEWMGLQRHLKVLGIFARLFHRDGKDGYLKDIPLVLEYAIACANRYIELKPLARLLESTRTAKD
- a CDS encoding LPS-assembly protein LptD, producing MSHYRRRAGLCAPLFLHVTLRVMMGVALLQFAHFGRAQAPAPLPPVSQAGANTVLLPDRGNVTILKLDDQLRVGLPLDDNKALTFTSSDSIDGVVNRQMNLKGRAQIRRNGTVIKADEITYDPDTDIADLVGNVELSKGNTSLKGPTAQFKVDAREGQMETPTYELRDTRGNGTANKITIENSDIFIFDKATYTTCTPQNMDWYFTADKLEIDNEQKEMVGTHGVMRFFDVPIAYVPYFTAPTSNQRRSGILAPVAGYNSNNGFDITQPYYVDIAPNRDLLILPRYMAERGLQLGANYRFLDTKYSGILAGDYLAHDNKTGTSRWRYDWQQRQVFSGGLAPGGVPLPGSWTAYANMSRVSDNLYPTDFSQSIAGSVTSQFRQEIGTTKGLTGSLSNWVVSARALSFQTLQPDPTSTVQAPYNVLPNINATYNNRLTPAVADTSGKYITLPTGPATTFSTDFTRFSYNIGGNLAATAPGVYSQADRTVIKGAMSLPQITPGYYITPKVSFQSNTYNATPFITGGAPVAQGFTIPTLSLDSGLAFERDAKELKGFFGRDMLLTMEPRAFYVYTPYQSQAQTPLFDTADAGFGISQIFSENTFIGNDRIADSNAATLGLTSRMIEANTGTERANVTLAQKQQFTGQRVGLNGNIANPTTYSDTLGSGSLRLLGNFSADVFGQYNTQLNRFVQTTVGASWRPTQGRSLNFGYRNVWSPPVQASIQNNQSFVPAATTTDQYNISGQWPITKEISVLGRWGYDALTTKTLNTLVALEWTRDCWTFRGAYSQVLNTSQITTTQVLFQVEFRGFASAGSNPVDIMKLNVPGYMPTSKPIPPSIYENYQ
- the murU gene encoding N-acetylmuramate alpha-1-phosphate uridylyltransferase MurU, which codes for MLMSNPIPCFLLAAGRGERMRPLTDNLPKPLLSIQNKSLLAWHLETLSKAKIQEVVINHAWLGEKIELALGNGQQFGLHIQYSPEGSALETAGGICKALPIIAPKDYFLVINGDVFSPNLPVDQLLETASNMRMDANKPLAHLLMVPNPVQHPEGDFYLRNSTVSNAASEGAEKLTFSGIGIYHKDLFQDLEIGIPAKLAPLLRKAMEQNKVSGEKYIGPWHDVGTPQRLQELNAAYE
- a CDS encoding peptidylprolyl isomerase gives rise to the protein MMLSVIRFKQIIIHTIFFGLCLLVNMSFAQDAAKSNISADSKIRNIDGVAAVVNTGFVTRKEIDDRIAVLKKQGVKLPEDGSLRKLVLDRLILEKIQLQNAEQEGIRVSNKELDKIIADLAAKNKSTYAEFKAKVNASGTTFERYKELLRDDIMVSRYREREIEAKIKISDAEIDNFIADRTRAMTAVGASRSVPAGKGDIEEIDVAQIFIPVDANAGAGAQADAKKKADILLKDARGDVDFLQLGAMAAKDNPKIKFQELGYRTADRLPQLFYEAIRNTGGGQVANTVVKSPAGYHVLKVLDRRAVGASPPPQQAATPVSGSNMPQNIPITQTLSRHILLRSRPGLTDQDAERRLQGYRDQIRAKTADFAELAKKYSEDGSAQNGGELGWMSPGDLVPEFEQAMNRLQIGEVSNPVKTEFGWHLIQVLDRREGQLTVEKQRQFARAAIRERKFEQAYQEWLRELRDNATVKILNVDDAASSPPR